The following proteins are encoded in a genomic region of Natrinema sp. DC36:
- the trpD gene encoding anthranilate phosphoribosyltransferase — protein MQEYVERVTDGTDLAQSDARAASTAVFEGATEAQIGALLAALRAKGETEAEIAGFAEGMRDAARTIDPDREPLVDTCGTGGDDYDTINVSTTSAIVAAGAGVPIAKHGNYSVSSSSGSADVLEEVGVNVEAEPPAVEEAIEDDGIGFMLAPVFHPAMKAVIGPRKELGMRTIFNVLGPLTNPAGADAQIVGVYDPELVPVLADALSRMDVDRALVVHGAGTDEIAIHGETRVAEVDGDSVAEYTLEPSDLGLATHDIDDIAGGSPEENATDMRGIVEGDVTGAKRDVILANAGAAIYVAGEADSLEAGADAAREAIDSGSAARKLDRLRGATAAPAGEER, from the coding sequence ATGCAGGAATACGTCGAACGAGTGACGGACGGGACGGACCTCGCGCAATCGGACGCTCGAGCGGCGTCGACGGCCGTTTTCGAGGGTGCGACGGAAGCACAGATCGGCGCGCTGCTGGCGGCGCTGCGCGCGAAAGGAGAAACGGAGGCCGAAATCGCCGGGTTCGCCGAGGGAATGCGCGACGCGGCCAGAACGATCGATCCCGACCGGGAGCCGCTGGTCGACACCTGCGGAACGGGTGGCGACGACTACGACACGATCAACGTCTCGACGACGAGCGCCATCGTCGCAGCCGGAGCCGGCGTTCCGATCGCCAAGCACGGCAACTACTCGGTTTCGTCGTCATCGGGCAGCGCCGACGTGCTCGAGGAAGTCGGCGTGAACGTCGAGGCCGAACCGCCGGCCGTCGAGGAGGCCATCGAGGACGACGGCATCGGCTTCATGCTCGCGCCGGTGTTCCACCCGGCGATGAAGGCCGTCATCGGGCCGCGCAAGGAGCTCGGGATGCGGACGATCTTCAACGTGCTCGGCCCACTGACGAATCCGGCCGGGGCCGACGCGCAGATCGTCGGCGTCTACGATCCGGAGCTCGTCCCCGTCCTCGCGGACGCGCTGTCCCGAATGGACGTCGACCGTGCGCTGGTCGTCCACGGTGCGGGCACCGACGAAATCGCCATTCACGGCGAGACGCGCGTTGCAGAAGTCGACGGCGATTCCGTCGCGGAGTACACGCTCGAGCCGAGCGACCTCGGACTTGCGACGCACGACATTGACGATATCGCCGGCGGCTCGCCCGAGGAAAACGCAACCGACATGCGCGGGATCGTCGAGGGCGATGTCACGGGTGCGAAGCGGGACGTCATCCTCGCGAACGCCGGCGCGGCGATCTACGTTGCCGGCGAAGCGGACTCGCTCGAGGCGGGTGCCGACGCGGCCCGCGAGGCGATCGACTCCGGCTCCGCGGCGCGGAAACTCGACCGGCTCCGCGGCGCGACGGCGGCGCCGGCAGGGGAGGAGCGATGA